The Cucurbita pepo subsp. pepo cultivar mu-cu-16 chromosome LG18, ASM280686v2, whole genome shotgun sequence nucleotide sequence AATGATGTcttgaagaaaataatgaacatTTTTAGATGAGATAGCACAAAGAGACAACAACAATTTCAATATCAAAAGATTATCATGTTAGAACCATCTTACTAGTCAGTAGACGTCAAAGCAAAAGGTTACTACAGATAGCAAGGCTCTCAATGAAGATCGCAGAATGAGAAATCATTGTAGACAAACACTCAATAcgtaattaattcaaaatcagCAGAGGCCGCCTGTGCACAATCCAAAGCCTATCTGGTGTTTGCTTACTACTTCATTGAATTTACCAAAGCTTTTTTCTCTAAGCCTAGTTTGTGTTCGCTTCGAAATACATTTCAACCCACAGCGTACCAACTAGTTTTCATACTCCACGGCAGCAGTGTTGAAACATGAATTTAtagaacaaattaattttcagaGAAAGCATGAACGCATGAGAAAGCGAATAGAGAACCAAAAAGCACCTGTGAGCTTCTCCGGGCGCCAGAGGGTGAAGATAGAGAAGGAACcgaacaagaaagagaagcaaaTTTAACAGACATGTccgagaaagagaaagaattaGCACCCAACTCCAGTACTGACTCTAGTAAACCATTTCGATGAAGTCCAATGAGAGCTCGTTGAATTCGAAGTACATTTCATCAATACGCACGACGAAAATCCTGTAGAGAGTAACAAAATGAAGGGAAAGTAGAAGAATTGGATGATTCTTGGAGAATGGGTTTTGGAAACGGGAAAAACAATATAGCAACAGAGGCGCAGCCGCCTCCTTCGGTGTGTCTATTGGAATTGGTAGCCTCAAACGGCGGGTGAATGGAAGAATATGTATTTTTGACCGTCTTATTTCCATCTCTAGTCGCCTATCCTCGATGGGGACTCCTTCATTCTCTTTCCCTTGTGTGGATAAATTCCTTTCTTCTAAATTAGGTCAAATACAAAGTTTATTACAcaacattttctaaaattttaaaaatatttaataaattgagatttatatatatttgataccttaaaaaaaaaacatatatatatatatatatatatatatatatatatttaacgagtttttaaactttcattcACGTGATGTTAACCTTTATTCATTCTCGTTAACTATTGTGGCCTAACTGTCAAAAGATAGATCGTTAGTAGCGAAGAATCAGAACGCTTCTCTAATTCATTCCCTCGGTCGTTCAACAAAGAAATGTCATAGGTACAAAGGGTAAAGAGGAGAGGGGAGgtgggaaaaaaagaaaaggaaaaacacttCAAAACAGTTCATACAAGTGTTCATTTGAGAGTAAGctacaaaataaacaaagttCGAGCACCCTCCGTCCAACTCCAAAACAGTTCTCTCCTGCACCGTCAAATCTGGCTCCTACTACACTGCTCGATTCAGTTCCACACCATCAGCTGTTCagatttagaaaatattagaCTTTTCACCAAAAGGAAATCCATTAAAAACGAACTGGAAAAGTAATATTTCTTAACGACTTGATCCTTAGACGATCGACCTGCTATGTATATAAACTGGGGTGGCGCAGGTCAAATAAAGAGAATGTATTTGGAATCTCCAAATTATGCTAAATATGATAGGCATCTAATCAAACTGGTCCACCTTGTTGCTTGTGGAAGTTCCCACCATCTCTTCTGGACTGACCTTGGCCCCTCTCCACGTACCTTGATCCTGAATGCTGTGTGGTATCCTTAGGTCTATTATCCATGTTCGGCTTTCCATTATGTGGCCCAACTGGTTGGTACTCGTACTGCAAATTTTGTCTCTGCCTGTCTCTATTAGCAGGTGGAtaatgctgctgctgcttatGATGTTGAGAGGAATTCCTTTCCCGACGAGATTCTGGCCCTCGTCCAAAGCGGTTATTGTTCTCACCGCCTTTATGATAAAATGTAGGCAACGGTTGATCGCGTCTGGTATCTGTATTTGCTGGAGCAACCTCAACGGTATGGATAGGACCTTCGACTGGGGAGTAAGGACGATCTTTGCGGGAGTAAATTTTCTTCTCTACTCTGGCCCCATGAGGACCAACATCTGGTCCTTCTTCCATGATGGTTCTTGCACCAGTAAACCTATCGGACTGATTTTGGGCCACATCATCACTCGTTTTTGTGGCATGTGAAAATGGCCTAGATCCCATTTTATTAGTCTGTCCAGCTTCAGCTTCAACATTTTGATCATCACTAGGCTTGCTATTTTGATGATTGTGGGGCTGAACCATCCGGGATTTGGGTTGCCAATGAGATGTTGAACGCTCCCCAACACCCCGATTTTCTTTGGCAGCAGCAAATACATCTTTTTGATCTGCCCCGAGCACTGAGGATTGGgaagaatttttttcattgtctCCACTTCtaagtttcttttcattcaaatcaaaattgttCCCTACACCCTTGTGCCCCTTAAATTGGGACCGTTTTCCCCTGCTTGTCACCCCCTGGTCTCTCCCAACAGCTGCAGTGACAGCTGGGATAGAGGCTGAGTAGTTGGGATCGTTCCATCCATCGGGTGGATCCCACTCATCAACGTGGCTCGTAAACTCATTGATGGTGCTTCCAGTAGCCTTCTCAGGTACTTGATATTCAGTTGATTTTTGAACAAAACTACCAGCAGCATTTGAAACATAAGATGATTGGTCTTGTAAGCCTTGCCCATATTCTGTGGCTCCCCGTTGGCGCCACGATGCATGTGCCTTGCTTTGTTTATGGTGCCTACCATCCCCGTTTCTGTGATCTGTGGAAAATCCCACATTGCCAGAAACAGCACCAGCAGGTCGAGTATTATCAGAACTTTTGGAACTAGAATCTGCCTTATTATCATCTTGCGCCTGGTTCATGGGGAAAATATCTTGATGGATGGTTCCTTGCTGTGCCATTTCCTTGACTACTGGCTTCGGTACATATATCTCTCTTTCAGCTCGCTTGTTCTTTGGCATACTCTGCACTTGATTATCAATCTTTACAGATGAAGTAACAGCCCCAGCTTCATTTTTATGAAGAGTTTCATCCGTAATCTCACATTTGTTGAGAGATCGCACAGGGGCCCAGATAACAGAATCACTCCCATGGATCTTTTCTCCTGGTCTATTTTGAGCATTTCTTGGCATCCTGCGAGAATGCTGAGACTTCCACTGACCGTTACCTTTGCCAAGAGTTTCTACAACTGGTAACAGAGGTAGCTGCTCTCTGGACTGATTTTCATCTCCATTAATTGGCGGTTGTGGATCTGAAGGTGGATCCATTACCGATTGAGAAGCCTTTGGTTTATCATATTCCGTTGTAAGATTTGcctcttttgaaatttgaggtGATGCTGCAGATATCGAGGTCTCTTCCACTTTGTGCCTGCTCTTCCCACtcttgttatttttctttcttgcatgGGTGGAATGTTCAGCAACAGGTTCTGTAATGATAGCACTCGACTCGTCTACAACTGAAATGTCAGCAACAACTGTCTGAACTTTTGAATCCTTAATTAAGTGGGGAATCTTTTCAGTCTTTTCAGATGGaatatttggtttttgtttatttcctGTACGCTTGTGCTTCAAGGATGCACCGCCCCCATTTACCTCCGAAGCATTCTTCTTTTGGACTGCATCATTAATGCTTGCCTCCAGCTCCAAAGTTCTCAATTGATTATGTGCCACAACCTGTTCCTTACTGCCACTACTTGGTTTCATCGATTGGGCATCTCCTGATAAAATGGGAGAATTTTTATTAGTGCCCATAGTTGACTCACTATTGTTAGCAACCACGTGTGGATCAGAAACTGTGGTATACTCTCCAGATATAGTACTACCACGCGTGCTTGGGTCATCAAGATTTTGAGGTTCTTGTATCTTATTTCTTATGGCATCATTAGAAACATTTTCAGACCACTGGTTCGGACCCTCCCCTGCTATTGTACGCCTGTTCAATTCTTCAAGTTTTGCCAGGGCCCTGGCCCTCTGTTTTCTAGTCctttcctcctcttcctcctgcaATTGTCTGGTGCGTTGCTTTGCTAGCTCTCTCATCTTTGTGCGCTgatcaaaataaaacagaacgattgtttttagaaaaaagaaagtacacAGAAGAACTAGCAACcacataaattaaacatatacCTGAGCTTGAGTATCTTTTGAATCACCCATGGATGGAGTAGGTACATCTCCATGGCTATCTGAAGAAAATGACTCAGCCTTATTAATAGCGCCTATAGCATTGTCGTCTCTTGCAAGCACAGAACTTTCCTGGTTGGGAGTTGCCATCATGCCTGGGGAGTCCAACAGAGGTCTTTTATGCCACCCATCAACCTCCCGTGTATTGACTTTTGCTCTGCCATGATGATCACTTCTCCCTTGCATTCCACGATTAGGCCTCCTGCAGAtttgaagaaagaataaatttgCTCAAGATCTTCCAACAATTTTAATCAAGCAGGACTAGGGCAAACCTGTGGACATGTGCTCCACCGTATAATTTAACATTCCTATCTACAGTGGACAAACTTAATTCACTGGAGCCTGGGTCTATGACTTCATTAAAATCCCTATTTTCAGGAAAAACAGCACTTGCACTAGCTTCTTGGGCAATAACATGATCAGAGTGTGTATCATTAAATTGAAGCTCATTTGGCTCCTCCCTCCTGCAAATAGGTGAAACATCATGTCGCACATCAGAAGCTCGGGCTTTGGCATTTAATCCTTCTATCTTCTGAATCAGACTTGAATCTTTTGTGGCAGTTGCCAGTGGTTTGGGAACTTCAGAGAaaccagcagcagcagcagccgaTTTTTCTTGCAAACCATCACCAATCTTCTCGTTTCCATGAGACTTGGCTTTCATACTTTCAGCAAATTGAGTTTCTTGGTTGGCAGAAGCCTGAGAATACGGTGCCACCTCCAACGTTCTCCTCAAATcaacttcttttttatgatCCCAGTCATTCTCCCATGGAGTCATCCTCTGTTGGTCATCCTTCTCAACAATCAACTGATTAGTGGTTGTTGAGATTATcctattttcttcttcgttcTTACTATTTAAGTTTCCCTGCTGCTTCAAAAGAACCTTGTATGGTCCTTGATTATCACAAGGAAGACCAGCTTCTACTTGTTCTGGAACCAGATGGGAACTTGCAGGCTCAGATGCAATTTGGCCTTGGCCCAAGTACCTGTTATAAACAGCAGGGCCAGCAGGTCCAGCAGACATTCCCATAAATGGAGCATCTCTATCGCTTGAATTGCAGTAGCCCATGGGAGGACGGAAATATCCCTCATAGGTAACTGGAACTGGGTAAAATCCAGGTCTAATTGGCATGCCTGGATGAATAAAACCATCATGCATAGGAGGTCTATACATATCTCCAGTTTTAGTATGATGTCCCCTGGGTCCAGTTCCATGAGAAGGCTGGGGATTGGGAAGACCGCCTGAGGGAATATGTGGAGGATAATACAGAAATGGGTCCATGGGAAAATTACCAGGAGCAACTGGAGTTCTATATGGAGGACCTCCTTGTGGAGGACCCCTATACCATACACCACCTTGAGGATTATTTACTGGAGAACCATGCCAAGCATCATAATGTGGGGGAGGAATATTTGCACCAGGGTAAGGTTGGGGATGCCCCAGCCATTTCTCTACACTGGGCCTAGGCCCATCATCGTTGTGCGGAAGATTATCACTTCTCCACGAATTAGCACTTTCAACATTTGTAGTCACATTTTTAGGGTCATCTGAAGTTTTAAGACAGTCCAAGTAAGCAGCTATACTATATGATAAAAGGGCAGAATTTACTTACGGAATAGGCAGGAGGCACGACATTGCAACATCctgatttagaaaaaaataccaCATACCGATTGCCGAAGTTCCAGTCCTCTCTTTCATTGTAGCTCCTTCACTAGACCTAGTATCTGTGAAACGGGAAATTCATGTCATTTTCAAGAGATGCCCCTTCGTCACTAGTAGGTAACGGAATGTGCTTactttaatttaacaaataaatatagaaaaaactaaaaaaggcATTATTTGTTAACATGATGAGAACCAAAGAGAGAACTATTCTTGACTAGCCATAGGAACAAACAAGAGAATCATAATAATATCCACTAATACTACAATAGACATCGTATCATGAACTTCTCTGCAATAAGGTgacataatatgatatgaaccaagagacatcaatcatacaatatacttcaatatTCTCtacattatgtaaatgtaaccgaaattaaataaaaagtcttaaaatacaataactctaaattactctaaattgtaacccacccaaaatttacaacaatcaaacttcattcttcttcaatgtagcatgaattgaaacatcttttgataattttgacaaccttttcttcacatcttcattgaagtatattgtatgattgatgtctcttggttcatatcataatatttgAACAGCCATTGACATATGCATAGTGtaactctttttttaatgacaTGGAGCCTTCATTTCATAGATggtatgaaattacaaaagacgGAATCACTGAGCTATAAGAGATGTAAGGCTATAATCACAAAATATGGAGTGAATTTACACATGCCTGGTGTAACTCAAAACGACATCAAGCTGATTAACTAAAGATACAAGAGAAAAGGATCAAACTCTATGCAATGGATACTTCAAAAACTCTAAATTCCTTAAGGTTTTTTCAAACTGATAAGAATTGGTATTAAAGGTAACAAGTTAAGAAATTTGTGGCCTGAAAGGAATTAAGATGCATCCCTTTAATACTTAAATCTAAATGAGCTAGCATTAATTTAACGTGGACCAAGCCCAGATTGAGCACCAAACAAGTTCACAAATACAAGATGTAATACAATGGTAAAATAAACTGAGTTCAAGTAACACATAAACATGAACCTCGTGACTCAGCATCCTTTCCTACACATTCTTTCTCAGAACCCAGCGAAGGAAAATCTCCTGATGTCAAAGAAAACCCATCCCTCTTACATGGCATCGCTCCCTACATGTACATATAAATTTATGGATGAGATATTTTCAGACCAAGCTGTAATACGAAAAGTAAACTAGAAGGAAAAACAGTTGACAATAACTTGCTCCCAAGGATTGACAAGTTTGACCACATTGGGTAGTGTCTAAACCACCTATCTAAAACAGTTATCCACCAAACCCATCTTCTGGTAGCATACATCTAGGCCactaatatataaaaataaattaggatCTGGGCCACATATTAAGACAAGCTATTTCTTTACCCCTAGGGTTAACCACGAAGAAAGGGGGACCTTTTCATACATCTCTCATAGGGTCaatccttcaaaaaaattgtaaatatccttttttcttaattatagaCAGCAGAAGCTCTTTTCAGTAAGGGTGTGTTTTTGTCCCCTTTGTTGCTCAGGCCTTTGTTTTCATAGGTTTTATCGTCCTATCATTTATCTTaataaaagttgtttttttattttttttatttttaaggaaaGATTACATAATTGGGAAAATGTATACAATTAAGATAAATACACAGGCTGCAAGCATCATACCACTTTCTCTATAGTCACAGCAGAATTCCAAGCCACTGGATTTTCAGAAGTCTCTGCAAATCGTGACAATTGTGAGCTACTAGATTTAGTTTCAGCACTGTGGGGGCGCAAGGATGCGAGTGATGCATGACTTAACGTCACAGGCCCAGAGGCAGATGATGGTCTAGAACTCGGACCCCATGCATTAGCATGAGGTTCATGGGACCTGTCACTACCAGCCGTTGATGGACGAGTGCCACCTCCAGCAGATGAAGGGCGACCACAGAGATGGCTTGGTGAACCAGAAGCACTGTCTGTATTTGGAGAACCAGATGAGGAGCCCCAAGCATTTGTTGCAGATGAAGTTGATTTATTGCCCCAACTGAGGGTACCCCTATCAAGTGCGGGGAAATAGACACAATTCAATCAAGCAGACAATCAACCAGGAAACACATAAAAAGGTTTGTGATAGAATGAGTTAGCTAAAACTCGATAAAAACACGTGAAAAAGCCAGAAACAGAGAGTAGTGgccaaataaataattgcatACTCACTTGGGTACAATTTCCACATTTGGGTCCAAACCATGATTTTCTAACCTGAAATAGGAGGCATAATACATAGTTTCAAAGAGAAAGCAGTTTACTAGGTTGAATAGGAATATTCATATCTAATAGCAATAAGTCGATGACAACACTGAGATGACAGAACACAACGATGATAATTGATCAACAAAGCAAATACCTTTGACTGGGTAAGTTTATAGGTTTTGGAACAGCAACCTTTCCTAAAACAGTCATCCCACCTCGTCTGGCTGATGTCCACCTGCCAAGTGTGGAAACAATACGATGTTTGAAGGACTCACTTTAGGCTACATCAGATAATTACCTTTTTTCAATACAAAGCAAACATGTTTAAAAATCCAGTAccaattccatttttatttctagGACAAATTCTGTTACACCAACAATTTTCCTACAAAAAGAGCAATCAAACAACAAACTCTACCACTTGACTTCTGCCTTCAAACTTCAGTGGAGTATTCTTCATTGCTAATTCACATCTTTTTGCGGAGTAAACTTTGCATTTATTTCAGCGTTTATCTGACTTGCCAATAGATAAAAGGTATAAAGCTTCCTGAGGAGATTTTAGGAGAATTTCCTTTATATGGAGAATGCCAACCCCTTCCAATCACCATAATCGTGTCTATTCTGTAGGATAATAAGCTACCAAAAAGTAGATAACGATTTAAAGATACGTTTTCTTTCAGACACCATTAACACACTACATACCATAGTTCGGAGGAACTTAGCTAAACCAAAAGGTTTCCTCCCATTCTCTTGCCCTTTCATTGAAGAGTTCCTTGTTCAAacctctttttcctttcttgctAAAGACAGATGATCACTCCAAGGTGGAATGCTATTTACACTATTCTTTAAGAGAATAGgagtaatattattttatgccTATATTTGAGGTTCTAACGACAACtttttttatagtaaaaaaaaaaaaccctatgCATTTAATTTGGGTAGCTGGAAAACCTTTCTATAGCTACCCTAGCATTGATAGGGTTTGACCCCTAGACATTCCTTCCCTGTACAATATTTCAGTGATattatttcctcttttttcttaacaagaaacagagttaacttttcattgatttaTGAAGAGACTTGCAAGTCTCCTATTTTGTTAATGAATAGGTTGAATCCAATCTTTAGCTGTAATCTACTatgttgtttattttaaaaaataatcatacgGTTGCGGGgaaaaaatgtctcaacaaTTGTGGGAATAGGAAAAACGTTTGGTGCTATTACTACATATTCATTCAAGGCATTGATACAAGTTACAGCAAACAATGTCAGTAGGTAATTCAGGGGATTTCAGAAAACCTCTATCTATCATCCATGCTTAATGCAGTTGCTCACCCAAACAGAATCTAATTACTGAATGCATATGATGGTCACActtaaaagcaaaaaagaagagatgaaAACTAGAATTCCATGAATccaaatgaataaaaatcaaCACTGCAAGTTGCAGTAATACAGCAGGAAAGCAATGCAGTACCTTCTTTCTCCACTCAACATACTTGACGTCATGATTCAACAGTTGTAGCAAGGTCATTCAACCAAATTTATTACAACCTGAGGGAAAATGCCATCAATACGATTCCAAATAATTATGAACATTAATTATACGATATACAGTGGAAATTTACAtgtacattttatttatccatattCATCAATAAAGCGATCCAAGTGTTAAGATCAATCGCCTAGCCCAAATGGACTCATCCATAAACAGAACAACAAAGTTCCGTTCTGCTTTTGAACCACCTTAAGATGGAGAACCATCACGGATCATTTgtaatttcttatatttctaTACTAGAATCCACAATATGCAAGATAATCAAGTAAGTAATCAGCGCCATTGAATTATGCATTCTAAAAATCGGTCCTTTCATATTGGTGGTAGCCATCATTTTACATTCTGAAGTTTAAATCAATATCCAAATTGAATCTTTACATTTCCAAACTAATCCATCAATTACTTCTCAATGCACGATTGCTTGATTCTTCAGAACAATTCTACTCTTGCTCTGCAATTATTGTGTAATAGGTCACTCAGTTGATTAGGTTCGGGAATCCAAGATCAATGCGTAGGAGATTCAGCTTAAAGGACTTCCCATCACTAAACAATCATTCTTTTAGATTCATGACaacaacatcaacaacaacaacaaaaattaaaaataaaaataaaaataaaaaatccaaaaattagCTGCTGTATCCAACTGGCTCAAGCTGTGCACCATCGTCttgagctctctctctctctctctcacacacacacacacattttCTCTCAGCTCTAGATTGGTTAAAATCCTATAGCCCAAgacaaaaaaatttggaagCTCCTCTTtgcatcaaattcaaattcattgtTGCAATCTAAAACTTCATACGTTCTGATTCCCAGAAAAAACAATCTGTCCGTACCAATACTCTATTGACAACGATTCAAAACCGTTCTCACTGACGCGATTTAAACATGCTCTATTATCCGGTGAACTCAAACCgaaatggaaaatatatatatatatatatatataaatgtaatcATGGCTACGCAAGTGcaaaacaattaaaaactCGATAGAGAAAATTTAACAGGCAATACGAGAAATATAACTAAGTAATAGAACCTATACTGGTCCGGCTTCGACACTTCAAACAACTATGCAAACCCCTAGTGCCTCAAGTAGTttgctaattaattaaacgTGATTAGAAtccaggaaaagaaaaatagctAAATATACAGATACGAAAATTTCATCAGCATCCATACTTCATCCATTTCTTATGTCTCACTAGTTTTCCCTTTCCCAAAAATTAAACGCGCGAAATTTGCTAGGACGATTTTATGATGAAATTTGCGTAGAACAACTTGCCTGAAATGAAATAGGCTTCAAATGCTCCGTGCAAAACCTAGGGAAGAATGGGGCTGAAGGAGCTGGTTGATATTtcagaaatggaagagaaaaacgGAAGGgataagaaaacaagaaatcgGAACCTCAGAATCGGTCGGAGATCGCGATGGGGGTTCCGGCAAGGAGATCTCGGGAAATAAGAAACGCGAACTCGAGAGTGATAGGCCTGCGATCGGAGCGAAAATATATGGAATGAACAGGCGGAAAGGAAGATAGCAGCGGAGGTGTTGGAGGATGGACGACGAGGTGTTTATGTTTTTGCCTTTGCCGTGCCTGTgataaattcataatattagaaattaataattcctataatttattatcatCAGATGATAAACTGTACAAAAATTACTTTCCCATTTGGGCGTTTCacagtttttttctttctttttctttttctttttcagataaactttaattttactGTGAGatgtcttatttattttctttcagaGTATAGTTATCCAAATTTGTTCAgatttcaatgttttaaaagctAATATcctaattgatttaattatttttttaaatgcaaatacgttggattcattcatttttcgCCTAATGAAATTGTACTTCGATGAAGACGTATCATAaagtagttttgaaatttgtttatttgctGATTTCAATATTCTTAACTCGAGCATAGTTTAAGGCACTAATTTTTTAGCGTACATATTCATTGGTTTAAATCTCTTAGTATCGAGATATGATCTTACCATCGAGACATGATTGTACATTTGTAAAGAAGCTAACTTTAGTATGGCTCGATGGTTAAGACATAATTACCTCGACATTTCAAGATTTAAATCTTTCACCGATACAACACTATtgtaatatgaaaaattaaacattcaATAACTTGTCAATATGCGAGAGTGCTTGCCCACCAAAATTATGTATATGTGTGTTTATATATAAACTCATATTTACgtatattaaaatatgagaATTAAACCATATGACTTAAAAGCAATTGAGATATATTCCATCTCCGAACTATGCAACTTCAACGTGTAAATCTATTATTTGCTACGTACCGACACttgtaattataatttaaagtcATGGTTAGAGAAAAATCATACCAACATCACGTGATTCATACTACTAAAGTAGGAATTGATAGAACATAAACTACTTAACGTCCTTATCCACTTTTTGTGGCCACACCTGTAAGAAAATTCAAGTAGAAAATCGTTGGATTAAATATTACAACTTATATGAGGTTGCAATACCAAAGTGCTTAGGCAAAATAAGCAAACTAATGAAATTGCATTAGACAACCAATTCTATTCGATCATATATTGTcatctcatttattttaggaaaaaaaaagatattcatAGGCTTTTCATCATAATTTCCTTTTAGAAATGGCAGATCACCCATTCTTAAtgtaattaatgaaattgaaaatcaaacaTTAATGCAAGGCATTTAAGAACAATAAATCAAATGACAAATTtccctaaaaaaatgaagcgACAAAATCAACTACCCAATGtggttctaaaaaaaatgaagtgaCAAAATCAACTACCCGGGTTCATTGTAACATCCCAAATCCCCCGCTAGCAGATCTTGTCCTATTTGTCCTATTTGTCCTATTTggcctttccctttcgaacttcccctcaaagctttaaaacggctaggggaaggtttccacacccttataaatggtattttgttctcctccccaaccaatgtgcgacatcacaatccattcctcttcggagcctagcgtcctcgctgacactcgtttcaTTCTCCAATagatgtgggaccgccaccaaatcccccccccccccccccccNccccctttggggccaacgtccttactggcacaccgcctcgtgtcaacccccttcagggaatagcctcctcactgacacatagtccgatgtctggctctagtatccatttgtaatggcccagatccaccactagcagatattgtcttctttgggctccctttcggacttcccctcaaagctttaaaacaggtctactaggggaaggtttccacacccttataaatggtgttttgttctcctccatAACCAACGTGGAACATCACATTCATATAAGCAGGCAAAAGTTTGAGTATAtgaactttcccttttccAGTAAATGTCTCTATCTTATGTTTATGTCAATTGTTTTCCGTTTGCTTATAATCTATTGTACCGTGAATATTTTGGAGGCTTTATCTAAAAAACAAGCAAAGCTGAGGCTGGGGAGTCACTTCTCtaaatgttgttttctttctatttggTGCTTTTGGTTTGGATGGATGTCCTGCATCAATCACTTTTAACTGCTATTATTCGAGACCAAAGTTCACAATGACAATAAGGGAAATTAATAAGGAAAAATAGGGTAAGTCTTCATCTTCATACCACTTTGACACAAATGGAAGAGAGGTTCAAGTAGGTTAATTTGTGGCGATTGCCATTATCTTTCGGTTTTGTTTTGTGGAGTCTACTAATGTAAGATGAGAATCCAAATACGTTCCTTTAGGAAAAAGGTAGATAtattatcatataacataagATGAATGTCAAGGGATAacattgttaggatcgcacaacaatgcacaatcgatctagatgaatacaaaaacagaagagagaaaatgcaaagagGAATATTAGCTAGCAATTtatattgatttaaaatatgtccGAGAATACATAGAGTACTTTCTCAAAACATTGCCCTAAgaatatatatggtttag carries:
- the LOC111779703 gene encoding protein MODIFIER OF SNC1 1-like, encoding MTSSMLSGERRWTSARRGGMTVLGKVAVPKPINLPSQRLENHGLDPNVEIVPKGTLSWGNKSTSSATNAWGSSSGSPNTDSASGSPSHLCGRPSSAGGGTRPSTAGSDRSHEPHANAWGPSSRPSSASGPVTLSHASLASLRPHSAETKSSSSQLSRFAETSENPVAWNSAVTIEKVGAMPCKRDGFSLTSGDFPSLGSEKECVGKDAESRDTRSSEGATMKERTGTSAIDDPKNVTTNVESANSWRSDNLPHNDDGPRPSVEKWLGHPQPYPGANIPPPHYDAWHGSPVNNPQGGVWYRGPPQGGPPYRTPVAPGNFPMDPFLYYPPHIPSGGLPNPQPSHGTGPRGHHTKTGDMYRPPMHDGFIHPGMPIRPGFYPVPVTYEGYFRPPMGYCNSSDRDAPFMGMSAGPAGPAVYNRYLGQGQIASEPASSHLVPEQVEAGLPCDNQGPYKVLLKQQGNLNSKNEEENRIISTTTNQLIVEKDDQQRMTPWENDWDHKKEVDLRRTLEVAPYSQASANQETQFAESMKAKSHGNEKIGDGLQEKSAAAAAGFSEVPKPLATATKDSSLIQKIEGLNAKARASDVRHDVSPICRREEPNELQFNDTHSDHVIAQEASASAVFPENRDFNEVIDPGSSELSLSTVDRNVKLYGGAHVHRRPNRGMQGRSDHHGRAKVNTREVDGWHKRPLLDSPGMMATPNQESSVLARDDNAIGAINKAESFSSDSHGDVPTPSMGDSKDTQAQRTKMRELAKQRTRQLQEEEEERTRKQRARALAKLEELNRRTIAGEGPNQWSENVSNDAIRNKIQEPQNLDDPSTRGSTISGEYTTVSDPHVVANNSESTMGTNKNSPILSGDAQSMKPSSGSKEQVVAHNQLRTLELEASINDAVQKKNASEVNGGGASLKHKRTGNKQKPNIPSEKTEKIPHLIKDSKVQTVVADISVVDESSAIITEPVAEHSTHARKKNNKSGKSRHKVEETSISAASPQISKEANLTTEYDKPKASQSVMDPPSDPQPPINGDENQSREQLPLLPVVETLGKGNGQWKSQHSRRMPRNAQNRPGEKIHGSDSVIWAPVRSLNKCEITDETLHKNEAGAVTSSVKIDNQVQSMPKNKRAEREIYVPKPVVKEMAQQGTIHQDIFPMNQAQDDNKADSSSKSSDNTRPAGAVSGNVGFSTDHRNGDGRHHKQSKAHASWRQRGATEYGQGLQDQSSYVSNAAGSFVQKSTEYQVPEKATGSTINEFTSHVDEWDPPDGWNDPNYSASIPAVTAAVGRDQGVTSRGKRSQFKGHKGVGNNFDLNEKKLRSGDNEKNSSQSSVLGADQKDVFAAAKENRGVGERSTSHWQPKSRMVQPHNHQNSKPSDDQNVEAEAGQTNKMGSRPFSHATKTSDDVAQNQSDRFTGARTIMEEGPDVGPHGARVEKKIYSRKDRPYSPVEGPIHTVEVAPANTDTRRDQPLPTFYHKGGENNNRFGRGPESRRERNSSQHHKQQQHYPPANRDRQRQNLQYEYQPVGPHNGKPNMDNRPKDTTQHSGSRYVERGQGQSRRDGGNFHKQQADGVELNRAV